tcaaatatatttatctttaataatattatattatatatatatataatttaacattttaaaatataattgatGCAGCACTGGTCACAGGAGAGGCTGCTGTAGTGGCTGAACAGGGCACGAGTTGATGATGATTCAATCACGGAGAAGGCTACTGTTGCGGCAGAGCAAGGGgacagaggaagaagggaggaggaagagagagaagaagagggagaaagagagacggGAGGAAGAGACGTGGGGAGAAACTTTAATCCTTCATTAAAATCCTATTAGTCCCCTCTATAtagggtccaaataaatccaattaacataaaacccccttACATAGAAATAATTCCAAATAAGCTaaaaaataacacaaataaacctCACACTaataaaatgcaaacaagcccaaaaataaaaataaaataaaatgcaaataagatgGCGGACTAGACGGACAGATAATCAGCTCCGATGTCCTCATTaataatattgttatattttgttttaactatatttttaaattatgatTAAGACTTGAATTTCGGTCTGAAAATATGACTCGATTGATATTTGATTCGAGTTGTGTCGATCGCGGATattgcattatttttttttttttgcttgtctCAGCTTAGCTGGATTGCACCGGAATAGTTTCAAACCATGGGACAGTTATTACGGTATCTTTCACTTGCTCCGGAACCAGAGTGCGAGAAGCGTATTGGAGTTTTGGAGGtattcttttatcttttttaatcTTAGCATGCGAATAACTAAGCTGCCCTTTTTGTCAACACATAAATTGATATCAATCAAACAAGGATCAGTTTCTTTTATCACAAAGCATGCGTATAGACTTTTCTATAAGACGAATAATCCTTTAGAGTGATTGCCTAGGAAGTCAATACATAATATCAATAATATACTAGGTACCCAGAAAAAAATGGTTTTCTTACATGGAAAGTCCATTGAGAGCATATTTATACTGTTAGTGGTGGGAATTAAAGCACCACCCTTGAAGActaaaatcaaaagtatttgctGCCCTTTTTATAGAGCTTGCTAATTGCTTTGCTAGTGATTTACAGTTGGCAATGAAAGAGAAATTACATGGAAACTAGTGATGTGGGTTTTTCTACATATTTCTTAGTGGGAACCCCACGCAACCACATGGCTCGTCCAAAATTCCGCAAATGCAGGAACAAGAGCAAGGATTTTAATTGGCTTGGTCTGAAACCATGACATATGATGGCATTATTAGCTAAAGTTGGTTGGCTCGAATTTAATTTATTGCTGGAAGAAAGGGAAGATGTAAAGGACGCGTACCCCATTTTGCACTCTACTTTGTTGGGCAATTTGATGCCATAAGAATTATGTTGATAGCCATTGTCAAGACTCAGTTCACCAATTCCCATCGCATCATCTTTTTGAACAAGAGATGCCTGTCGGCACAGCGTACATcgatatatatgcatacatacatacatatatatatatatatacacacacacgtaCGCACATGCATGcaggtgcatgcatgcatatatatatatatatatatatatttatggtgAAATCACGTAATGTCCACAAACATAATAATCTATGCCTTTAGGTCTAGTCCATGGCCCTTCAATGAATTTTACCACTCCACCTTTATTTTTCCATGCCTCTAAAGAATTTGGTGGTGCAGCCAAAAGAGAAGACATACGGGGACTTGCAAGTCATTTTTACAGATCATTTGGCAAGCAAActtttaagtttttttattttttttgtaatctAGCGAATATACATTTATGGGAATTAGAGAATAATATGTctaaaaaatcagaagaaatatcTATCAGAGTAGTCCACAATATAACTTCCATGTAATAGACCACATCGGCATTACTATTAGCTTCTTTATAGATATATATCATCTCATAAGTAGAGAGTAACAACCATTCTCCAGCAACCTATATCAATGGATGGGAACTTGTCTTAGTTGTTGATGAATTTGATAGCCCCCTAACCATTGTCCAAGAGTTCTCCTTGAGAAAAATGTGAGTAGTCTTCAAATGTTCCGTCGCATATGTCAATCCTTCCCATGCAATATGCGACTCAACCATTGGTACTATTGTCTCAAAAAATCTGACACCGCCTGCTTCATATTGCATCATTCTTCATTGACACCCTTGTGGCCGATGTCCAAAATATAGGCATATTCATGATCTGATTGGAAAGAAGGAAGATCTTTCTTAACCTATTTAACTCGAATctcttgaaaaaaaattaaaagaaaatagaagaatTACGAAAATAGGGCTtaagtcctctttttttttctttcattgatgacAAAAAAAAGGTACACAATCTCTATTTATAATGGCGACATATGTTTTTGTACAATTCAGATTGGATTTTTATTTCGAATTCTAATACAACTACCTTTCCTAAAATAGGCATCACTAACAGAAATAAACTTGAAGCCTAAATTTATTAGGAGGCAGTCTCGACTTTTACATCAATTTTGCCTTCTGTCGCTATGTATGATTCTTCTTGGATAGAAAGTTACGTCCAATCAAAGTCTTACCCGAAAAGAAAACTTTCAATTTGGCCGGTACATTTCAGACCTCAAATAATGAAATTTAGGCTCTATTGTTAAAGACATTGCCCCCCGAAGAGTGTGGCATTATGTCGTGGATCTCAAAAAACTGTccaattttagaaaaaaatgatcATCTCAATCAGACGTCGTATGACCAAGCTATGACCTCCGAAAGTTTGGCCTACGACTCGACTTTCTAATATGACAGATCTCGCTCTTAGACCATGTTCAGCTCTTGTAGTAACCAAAATGATCTACAGTGATTCTGGGATCATTTTTGACCAATCCATTAAAATGGCATTCCTTTGCTTCACGCTAGCAATTCTAGGTCTGCAAGGATACCGTTGACATGTTGCATCCCAAATGGTTGGGTGCAATAATACCAAGTTAATTAAGTTCTCCAGACAATGACTGATAGCCATTTTACCTTCCAGAGTTGAAGAGTCATGATCGTTGAGTGCTATTTGTGTGGTACACATCCAaccaattttaaatttttttatttatttttaatttattaaaaaagaaagcTCATCTGAACTATAATAATTCAAGTCCAAGCTCTTGGATTCTTGCTTTGATAGCTAAAAGAGATATCCCCACTAGAATAAACCCGGGTTTATTGTCTTTGATCTACTCTGTTCATATCATAGTATTCATCGGGCCAGCTGTTTTTCCCACTAGGTTCCATGTTGTGGATATCAAGCCGCCCTGTATAAATataaacataaataaatatatttaaatatttcttCTTATTCATTTTATTCTAGATTATGATCCGGCGGATCTGTCGGAATAAAATAAAGACCGGGCCAAGGAAGGGTTCTTGGGTTAGCAATTAATATATCATATGTAAAGGAGCTAGCTTGACCACGTCCGAATACAGTGTTGACAGATTACAGGGACGCTCTGAAAATGCTAGAGTTGAATTTAGAGAACTTAGATTAACAGTGGCACAGAAAGTAGTTGTGCAGCGAAAATTTGGGGTTTAAGTAGTTGTTGTTTTAATATGCAATGATAAATAGTAATGGCCAGAGTCTGCTGTGTCGTTGCCGGGCACCGTATCAGTTGTCCGACGGCACCGTACTGGTTGCTCGACGATACGAGTCAGTACAGACCTGCATCGTACCATACCGAATCTGTACTGATACAAAAGACCgtggaagagaggaaaagagagagagcgagcgggagagggaggagaggaagaagaagggtggccggcggaggccggtgCCGGTGCGAGTGATGGATTTTTTTTGGCCGTGGCCTTCGCTACCTGCACCAGCgtcggcctccctccctctccctctccctctcctctcatcTCATGCttactctctctttccttctccttctccttctcctcggaCGATATTTCAATTTCTTTGCCGAAACCGTTCCGATAAACTGTCGGTACGGGATAGTTCCGCTAACCTTAGTTATGGCTCATTGGCTCAGTATTATTCCTTTCCTATGTAGAAATTTGATTACCTTATTTTAATCACTACGAAATGGTAGGTTTTTGGGTGGAGTTAGCTAATGCAGTAAATCATATACAAGCTTTCCTATTTGGGTGAACACATTCATACTGATTTCATGTCTTCATAGATAAGGGTCAGGGAAAAGCATAAAtaacatatatgtatattaaaTGTTTAATAAAAGTTgacattaaaatatttaatccctAACAATGTGAGTGGAGAATTGATGCTGGCAattcattttgtttttttttttcttttgagatttgtCCTTGCAACAACAATATAAAACTTCAACTGAATGAATAGTAACCAAATCTAGTGGTCCacttaattaaatcaaatctaAGAATATTAACCATTGCTTGCAATGAATATTTGGATACAAGTAACAAGTGCCACTAATTTATTATTTGATAGAATAATGCCGCCCAATGTGGATATAGAtggctttttgttttttttcttaggGTGAAAGTTGATGCCGAGCGAGCTACTTTGGAATATAATCAAGCTAATACTTTTGCaaaaggaaagggaaaaaaatttatattcccAATTGCAGGGCCTAATCAATCGTTTCAGTGAATTGGTGGAATATCTCATTATCAAACGTTAACATGTAGCTATTAATTTTGACTTCTAATGTTTCTcgcttaatattttttttttataatttttaacaatatcttatcaataattaaataatttagacTAATTAACCAACTTCTAATGGTATTTGTAAATGGCTCCTCCAATGGGAGCTGTAATCATGGTGACGAGGTGCCCACCAAGCCGCCCAAGGGCTCTTAGCCCCATCGTCCTATTGGACACCACAAGTCCCTTTCGAACTGCCACATGGCTCTCTAAGAGCCACGAATCCCTCTTACCTTTGAAGCAAAGAAACACCAATCCTCGCAagattatctcattattaaaccCCATCAAACTCACAATATAATTAGTTTAATCCCCTCTCGACGTCATCCCCGGTGCGCCGCACGTGCCTTGTAATACCAACCTTTCGACGAGGGCATTTTTGTCCACCTGGGGTATAAATAAGGCGGTAGAGCTCCTACTCGCTTCCATCACCACGGCTCCGTAAAATAAAATACTAAGCTCCcgttctcctcgtcttcttcttcttcttcttcttcttcctccagtTTCCGGCGACCAGAAAACAGAATACGGCGGGAATGACAAAGGTACATCCGAACGCCTCGTCCGCAGCCGAGGCCGCCCCTAGGGCGGACTTCTCCGGCGGATGCTGCGGCGGCGGGGTGCCGGAGACGGCGGTGCTGACGGTGTGGCGGAAGTCGCTCCTCTTCAACGGGAACGGGTTCACGGTCTTCGACGCGAAGGGCAATCTCCTCTTCCGAGTCGATAACTACGCGTCGGGGAATAAGGGGGAGATCGTGCTTATGGACGCCGCCGGCAAGCCGCTCCTCACCATCCGACGAAAGGTAAATCTCCCTCTCCGATCTCCGGATCTGAGGAAACTATTTAACGAGGATAATAAAGATCTCAGATGATTGAAGTCTTGTTCCGGTCGGGTCCTATTTTCGAGTATTTACtggaatatattttatttgcttcttaatTTGAATATGAGAAATCGATTTCGGTGATTTAAGGGAATGAAAAGATCGAACGGGTGGTTCGAAATGCTTCCATTTTCAGCAACTTTTCCTTATCTTTACAGCTTGCAATGGCTGTTTCCAAAccaatttctttatttttctaatttttgagcAAATTAtggattattcttttttttctctttttttatccttgttttaaaaaaaacaggAAGGCAGATATATGGGGAACGTATACTAGTTTTCGCCTCAGAAGTTTCTAGTTTTAGAAATTTTCCCCGATATTTGTATTTTCCTTAAATTTGCAATTGAATTCAAAACGGCTGAAAATGAGGAAAACTCGGCGAGTTATTTTGGATCTTGACTCGGTGGTGTTCACACGTGCAGAGGCTGAGCCTGGGCGATCACTGGCTGATTTACGACGGCGAGGAGGCGGCCGACCCGCGGTTCTCGGTACGGAAGCACGTGAATCTCCTCCAGTCCAAGGCGCTGGCGCACGTGACCCCGTGCCACGGTGGCGCCGAGGGCTGCGTCGCCACCCACTACGATATCCAGGGGTCCTACTCGCAGCGGTGCTGCTTGGTCTACGACGAGCGGCGCCGGCAGCTGGCGGAGATCAAGCGGAAGGAGGCCGTCGGAGGCGTCGCCTTCGGCGTGGACGTCTTCCGCCTCATCGTCGAGCCGGGATTCGACGCGTCCGTCGCCATGGCCATCGTCATCATCCTCGAGCAAATGTTCGGCTCTCGAGGCTCACTGCTCAGAGGATAGCAAAGCTTTTGGATTGGAACTTAAAAGAGAGCTCTCTAAAGCTCTGATCCTCTCTGTTTATACTGTGGCTAGTGCTGTTGTGTAGCATCCATCTCAATAGGTAGAACGaagtttttcaaaaagaaaaagataaaaaaaaaggataggtCTTAGGTGAGATGGGATGTAACCAGAAAAGGAAAAcaagagggaaagaaaaagggaaaaaaaggaaaaaaaaaaactttttttatgCTTTCATTGGCTTTGGTGTTACATGGGTTTGCCATGGAagagtgttaaaaaaaaaaggagttttgGGTGGCGTCGTTAGAACGAAATGTGAATTATGGTGCCAATGAGGGGCAATTATGAATAGTTATACGGTGTAAATAACAgtgatctcctttttttttttttgtaattccaACACCGGAAGAACTTaaactttcccttttttttatcaattaattttctgacaactattaaaaaaaattaaaaattatgcaTCCCTTCCCCTCAAAGGAAAGGGCCAAGTAGTAACATTAATAGATTAAGAACAGAAATTTCGTTGCTTTTCTGTGTCTCTCTTCAATTAACAATGAATGTTATGGATGGAAGTCATCCGTAAACTTTTGCTCCATATTAGGACTAAACACAGGTCAAGTGTTAGCATTGATGCTAGAATCCATGGTTGATATCATTTATCAATACCCATAAGAGTCTATTTAGAAGATTTTGCATGGTCTAATACGTGACGAGGACCTCTGAGGGTCCAGTGTAACATGGACAGGTAAATTGCTGGTGGATCTGCGTGGAATGGGGTGGACCTCTCATTGATTGCTTGGAAGAAAGATTTGGGGAAGAAAAAGATTTGGACTTTGCGCAGAATAGAGAAAAATCTGTTGATTGTTGTTGGCAGCTGGTGATGGTTGGACCAGTTGCAATCGTCATAGAGCAAACAATGAAAGAAAATGCTTGGCTCCCAGGAGATTCCCCTTGTGAGGGAGACGAGCACAAGAAGATCGATGTTGAATGAGATCCCATAGCCTTCTGAATCATGCGTTGCATGGGGCGGTTTTCTACGTATGACATCTATTTCGTCATGACGCGGCTGCAAGCTAGGCTGCTTGCGACATTAACAAGTGCCATCAAGCCATTTCCGATTCCTTTTcctatccctctctctctctctctctctctctctctctcctcataAGGCTATTGCTGAACTATACGGTCCATCCATCGTCCCTCGCCGTTGGATGAAGCCATCGACAGGCCAGTATCAAAATTGGGCCTGGTATGGACAAAGATGGGTCGATGCTGGCTACTTCTTAagcccaactctctctctctctctctctaggaaAAAAACGAAGATTCGTATCCGATGAGTACAAGTACATCTTCTAAAATCGAAGTTACGAAGCTCTTTCAACAGCCATATActaatttttttgataaaaggaTTTAAATTTTGGTTGCAGGAATATAAAGAAACATCGCCACATAAATCTAATTTCGCGACAAGTATAATGAGTCCGTTCAGCTCGGATCCTGTACTTTTTTAGTGGAGACAATTCTTCTTTCTCTATCGGGCCTACCCTGCCCCCCTATTTTCTTGTTCTCCGGTTTCTCAGTTCCCATACCAGAGCTTTTTTTCCACGACTTCTTTCGAACGAGTCCTCCTCGGAATCCCACTGCCGAGCGAAATAAAAACCGTTATTTTACGCAGAGTCATTTACTCATTTTACGGTCTTAttgtaaatatatttatatcccGCTccttcaaaaaacaaaaagaaatacgCCCTTCACGTTGGCCGTTTGGGTATACATTTGAGGCCTGGCCCTTTGCTCTAGTTGTCCTCCATATCTTATGGTCCAAGCTTCACCGTGGCAGCCTCCACAAGACCCAACAATTAAAAACTTCTATATTTCAACTAGTGTGGTGCGGATACTAGTGTGCCAGGTCACCTATCACTCAGATCTACGGTCGCCGCAGGAGGTTATTTCAGTCAGTTTGATTTtattctaaaaataattttatattatttagatttattagaatattttgttattttgaCAGCCTTCATTCGGTATTTATTTCATTATCTAATAGACgatgattttagatttttttattttattataaaattataatttttgattttatgcACCTCTTGGTATGGCTGTCCTCAATTTGGAGCGCGGTATGCGGGGCGCGATCCAACCGCCGATATCGTGAAAAGAAATCAATCATGAGAGGTACAACTCGAACTGGGAACGCTATATAAGTTATTTCTTCGCTTTTGTCCCATTTTCTGGATGTGGTTAGCATCAACACCAAGACGAGCTACATATGACACTGGGCTTTGGAgtactctttctttcttccttctcctccttcttcttcttcttcttttctttttttatttatttatttatttatttttattttttttaacggCATTTATTATAGCTCTAACTAAAATACATCCAACCATatcaaaagaaagcaaagagtaaaagatggaAGGAATATCTCTTATAGATGTCCATATGATCTCTTCGGAGTGCCGGACAACAAATGAGGCAACCtagtctgctatattgttcgcCTCCCGAAAAACATGTGAAGCCTGAAAATTGCGCGGCTCCTGAGACAATCGCCGAATCTCACGAATGAGGGGATGACTATCACCATATCTGTCTACTTCtcgaatccaatcgatcactACAGAGGAATCTTCCTCAAGACATAGTGATGGTACTTTGGAAACACTTACTGCACCATATGCAGCAAAGGCTAAGACGGCACTCTATTAATACCTACTTTGGGCCTGGGCCTGGCACGGCTAGGCCCGCGGATCAATCCTTATTTCTTAAATGCACAGTACATTGTACCGTatcataattaatttattttgataGCATTAATCCACTGTGAAATTGCATGAGGACCGAGTGGAAAGTCTCTCGCCTTTGCTGTTTAGCAAGCTAAAACCGTCTACGTGCTCTTTTTATTAGAGGGGGTGCGTCCATGATGCCGTGCAAAATCATGCATGCTGGCCTTGCTTTGACGAGGATCATGAGACGTAGGAGACCACCAGGGAAGGAGCGGCAGCGGCGTCAGCAAAGTTGAAGCGGGGCTCATGACGAGGACAACATCTTAGCTCGTagagaagaggaagatggaCTTGAAGATGTGGTGTGGATCGCAAGGGAGTCGCAAAGGAGGGTTGTGGCATTCATGACGGAGCCAAAATGGTGGGAGTGAGATATGGGGAGGTAGGACGTGCATGGTATTCCGTAGCTCGGAGAGAGATGGATCGATCTTGGTGGACTG
The Phoenix dactylifera cultivar Barhee BC4 chromosome 3, palm_55x_up_171113_PBpolish2nd_filt_p, whole genome shotgun sequence DNA segment above includes these coding regions:
- the LOC103702178 gene encoding protein LURP-one-related 8-like, coding for MTKVHPNASSAAEAAPRADFSGGCCGGGVPETAVLTVWRKSLLFNGNGFTVFDAKGNLLFRVDNYASGNKGEIVLMDAAGKPLLTIRRKRLSLGDHWLIYDGEEAADPRFSVRKHVNLLQSKALAHVTPCHGGAEGCVATHYDIQGSYSQRCCLVYDERRRQLAEIKRKEAVGGVAFGVDVFRLIVEPGFDASVAMAIVIILEQMFGSRGSLLRG